A part of Microaerobacter geothermalis genomic DNA contains:
- a CDS encoding FbpB family small basic protein, giving the protein MRTLPISVKNELVEKNKEEILQNKDILKEIEEKVENNIMKKSFAPHPRNTNNHA; this is encoded by the coding sequence ATGAGAACATTACCGATCTCTGTAAAAAATGAGTTAGTGGAAAAAAACAAGGAAGAAATTTTGCAGAATAAGGACATTCTAAAGGAGATAGAAGAAAAGGTGGAAAACAACATTATGAAGAAAAGTTTTGCGCCTCATCCAAGAAATACGAATAATCACGCATAA
- a CDS encoding sensor histidine kinase — MFKKIKHRLTWWYSGVMMVVLLFFLFMIYFSFVEILYYEEKQELLAYGLKEKNNSSRQLLEWTPGKPLDIRREPGSNGFYYVFNNNGALVYGVEGNPELRKSILSEIERKKPKENQLFLFTMKNGRTLAIVGQEIIVEGKQLGLFFVGQDVTGIQHVFKNFLYVMAGIAFLFVIIAAVSGYFMAGKAIVPIIQSMERQKKFTADASHELRTPLGILLSSTEILEEEEKEKMSLFGQQLLDDMKQEIKRMSGLVSDLLMIARADSNQLQMDKKWIGVNELVSSIVRNIGYLAMKKKITLIFEQRYQGVIYVDKEKIQQVLYILLHNALNYTPQGGCVEFVVEKNKETGSANYIQFIVKDDGVGIPKEELSHIFQRFYRVEQSRTKKSGGTGLGLSIAHSIIQAHGGEITVESTIGKGSTFTIILPTSNHTIDV; from the coding sequence ATGTTTAAAAAAATAAAACATAGATTAACATGGTGGTACAGTGGGGTGATGATGGTCGTCCTACTTTTTTTTCTGTTCATGATTTACTTTTCCTTTGTTGAAATCTTGTATTATGAAGAAAAACAGGAGCTGTTGGCATACGGTCTCAAGGAAAAAAATAATTCTTCTCGTCAGCTGCTTGAATGGACTCCCGGTAAACCGCTTGATATACGGAGGGAACCTGGCTCTAATGGATTTTATTATGTTTTCAACAATAATGGAGCATTGGTTTATGGTGTAGAGGGGAATCCTGAACTAAGGAAAAGTATATTATCAGAAATAGAGAGAAAAAAACCAAAGGAAAATCAATTATTCCTTTTTACAATGAAGAATGGAAGAACATTGGCAATTGTGGGCCAAGAGATCATTGTAGAGGGCAAGCAATTGGGACTTTTTTTTGTCGGACAGGATGTAACAGGTATTCAGCACGTCTTTAAAAACTTTCTCTATGTGATGGCTGGGATCGCGTTTTTATTTGTCATCATTGCAGCCGTGTCTGGATATTTTATGGCGGGAAAAGCGATAGTGCCGATTATCCAATCCATGGAACGGCAAAAAAAGTTTACCGCAGATGCTTCCCATGAACTTCGTACTCCTTTAGGAATACTCCTTTCTTCAACAGAAATTTTGGAAGAGGAGGAAAAAGAAAAAATGTCTCTATTTGGACAACAATTATTGGATGATATGAAACAGGAAATCAAGCGTATGTCAGGACTTGTTTCAGATCTATTGATGATAGCTAGGGCAGATTCAAACCAATTACAAATGGATAAAAAATGGATTGGAGTAAACGAACTTGTCTCTTCAATAGTAAGAAATATTGGATATCTGGCAATGAAAAAGAAAATAACTTTAATATTTGAGCAGCGATACCAAGGAGTTATCTATGTAGATAAGGAGAAAATTCAACAAGTATTATACATTTTATTACATAATGCTTTAAATTACACACCCCAAGGTGGATGCGTTGAGTTTGTCGTAGAAAAAAATAAAGAAACAGGGTCTGCAAATTATATCCAATTCATCGTTAAAGATGATGGAGTAGGGATTCCTAAAGAGGAATTATCTCATATCTTTCAGCGTTTCTATCGTGTGGAACAATCTCGTACGAAAAAATCAGGAGGCACTGGTTTAGGATTATCTATTGCTCATTCTATCATCCAGGCCCATGGTGGGGAAATAACTGTAGAAAGTACAATTGGTAAAGGAAGTACTTTTACTATCATATTGCCAACCAGCAATCATACTATTGACGTATAA
- a CDS encoding sigma-w pathway protein ysdB — protein MGILIRVLLFIAIIYFAYRWIRYLFDPKRKLEIALDKKTPFFLDDPNHVRKNFSIAYKGVLFEGEKYLGTTERAFTVVSVFVWVKNPNKLKGFEKEDFYEIEKMITEHYPYADIEWKNPIKDFLHGIHS, from the coding sequence GTGGGAATCCTGATTCGTGTTCTTCTTTTTATCGCTATCATTTATTTTGCCTATCGCTGGATACGCTATCTGTTTGATCCTAAACGGAAGCTTGAAATTGCCCTAGACAAAAAAACTCCTTTTTTTCTTGACGATCCAAATCATGTCCGCAAAAATTTTTCAATTGCATACAAAGGAGTTTTGTTCGAAGGCGAAAAGTATCTCGGAACAACTGAACGGGCTTTTACCGTGGTTTCCGTTTTTGTTTGGGTGAAAAATCCCAATAAATTAAAGGGGTTTGAGAAAGAGGATTTCTATGAAATCGAAAAAATGATTACAGAGCATTACCCCTATGCAGATATTGAATGGAAGAATCCCATAAAAGATTTTTTACATGGAATACACTCATAA
- a CDS encoding molecular chaperone TorD family protein, whose product MNEKLEEVYGKRLICNLFTQIWFGNWKEYETIFREIPASLRDQFSFHKHYEREEVSLWYENYFLIPGKYYVPPYISFYAKKLNEDTEKFKQELLCLIGVYEKVGFYYPIEKEEFPDHIGILTAFLTASIQEEIKAIENGDQKLAQQIKNLQQQVIEKYILPYLEEFKHYSKTKIHHLFFTKFIEFYCSMLEQTLVHL is encoded by the coding sequence ATGAATGAAAAGTTAGAGGAAGTATACGGTAAACGGTTGATATGTAATCTATTCACTCAAATTTGGTTTGGAAATTGGAAAGAGTATGAAACGATTTTTCGGGAAATTCCAGCTTCACTACGAGATCAATTTTCTTTCCATAAACATTATGAGCGAGAGGAAGTTTCATTATGGTATGAAAATTATTTTCTCATCCCTGGCAAGTACTATGTACCACCTTATATTTCTTTCTATGCAAAGAAGCTAAATGAAGACACGGAGAAATTTAAGCAAGAACTCCTCTGTTTAATTGGAGTCTATGAAAAAGTAGGATTTTACTATCCGATAGAAAAAGAGGAGTTTCCAGATCATATCGGAATTCTCACTGCTTTTTTAACAGCATCGATTCAAGAAGAAATCAAGGCAATTGAAAATGGTGATCAGAAGCTGGCTCAACAAATTAAAAATTTACAACAACAGGTAATTGAAAAATATATTCTACCATATTTAGAGGAGTTTAAGCATTATTCAAAAACAAAAATACATCATCTTTTTTTCACAAAATTTATTGAATTTTATTGTTCAATGCTAGAACAAACATTAGTTCATCTATAG
- a CDS encoding FAD:protein FMN transferase, which translates to MRKICFFAMNTEVELVLDTEEVELFSLGRDWFQYVEQKLSRFLPGSELSFLNHSPSKPMIVSELFYEVAEKGIYYWKRTHSLFCPFLGKHLVNLGYNCSFEQLKEYPYQEEVRVNTNPSVLSSSIPITLYPEMKALKLSSSYQLDFGGLAKGWSCEKLSDMLKHTYQIPSGYINAGGDLQVWDNQSKDWHIEIKSPYSTEEIIAVIQISNGGVATSSCLQRQWIHQGMKVHHILDPRTGMPADTDIIQATVYASSVTEAEVWAKIFCILGEQEGTKYIKERAPFLEWVLVKKDGEIITSSFDTLHGNVKKVV; encoded by the coding sequence ATGAGGAAAATATGTTTTTTTGCCATGAACACTGAAGTGGAGCTTGTATTGGATACAGAAGAGGTTGAACTTTTCTCATTAGGAAGGGACTGGTTTCAATATGTAGAGCAAAAGTTGTCCCGATTCCTACCGGGAAGTGAGCTATCCTTTCTAAATCATTCCCCATCAAAACCTATGATTGTTTCAGAACTGTTTTATGAAGTAGCTGAAAAAGGAATATATTATTGGAAAAGGACCCATTCACTATTTTGTCCATTTCTGGGGAAACATCTAGTGAATTTGGGGTACAACTGCAGTTTTGAACAGTTAAAGGAATACCCGTATCAAGAAGAAGTGAGAGTAAATACCAATCCTTCGGTCTTGTCATCTTCTATTCCCATTACCCTTTATCCCGAGATGAAAGCATTGAAGTTATCCTCTTCCTACCAGTTGGATTTTGGCGGATTGGCCAAAGGATGGTCTTGTGAGAAACTTTCTGATATGTTAAAGCATACCTATCAGATTCCCTCTGGCTATATTAACGCAGGGGGAGATCTTCAGGTATGGGACAACCAGAGTAAAGATTGGCATATAGAAATAAAATCACCCTACTCTACCGAGGAAATCATTGCAGTCATTCAAATATCAAATGGAGGGGTTGCCACCTCCTCTTGTTTGCAAAGGCAGTGGATACATCAGGGAATGAAGGTTCATCATATTCTTGATCCAAGAACAGGAATGCCTGCAGATACGGATATAATCCAAGCTACTGTATATGCTTCTTCTGTAACAGAAGCAGAGGTTTGGGCAAAAATTTTTTGCATATTAGGTGAACAGGAAGGAACAAAGTATATAAAAGAAAGGGCACCTTTCCTTGAATGGGTGTTGGTCAAAAAAGACGGAGAAATCATAACCAGTTCATTTGACACTCTTCATGGGAATGTTAAAAAGGTGGTATAA
- a CDS encoding site-2 protease family protein translates to MDFSRFLAFPLEQIPYVVVALAVAFSVHEFSHAYVAWKFGDPTAKNQGRLTLSPLAHLDILGTLFIFIAGFGWAKPVPVNRFFFKNPRLAGFLVSAAGPVSNLFVAALGMAVYYGLAGTGVLDNLSAQMNEVLYQFFNILIYLNVVLFVFNLLPFPPLDGYRMIEDLAPKDIRARMTQYEAYGIFLFLFLVITPLDQYTIQPIFRTFIPMVLDTMDVIFSPFIR, encoded by the coding sequence ATGGATTTCAGTCGTTTTTTAGCTTTTCCCCTTGAGCAGATTCCCTATGTGGTTGTTGCACTTGCCGTTGCCTTTTCTGTACATGAGTTTTCCCATGCCTATGTGGCTTGGAAGTTTGGTGATCCTACGGCAAAAAATCAGGGGAGATTAACATTATCTCCACTGGCCCATTTGGATATATTGGGTACGTTGTTTATTTTTATTGCCGGGTTTGGATGGGCGAAACCGGTTCCGGTCAATCGCTTCTTTTTCAAAAATCCCCGTTTGGCTGGATTTTTGGTATCAGCGGCAGGACCAGTAAGCAATTTGTTTGTTGCTGCTCTGGGAATGGCGGTTTATTATGGTTTAGCAGGGACGGGGGTATTAGACAATTTGTCGGCCCAAATGAATGAAGTGTTGTATCAATTTTTTAACATACTGATCTACTTAAATGTGGTTTTATTTGTTTTCAACTTGCTTCCCTTTCCCCCTTTGGATGGATATCGGATGATTGAGGACCTGGCTCCAAAAGACATAAGGGCGAGAATGACCCAATATGAAGCCTATGGAATATTTCTCTTTTTGTTTTTGGTGATTACTCCTCTGGATCAGTATACCATTCAACCAATTTTCAGGACCTTTATTCCGATGGTTTTGGACACCATGGATGTCATTTTTTCACCGTTTATCCGATGA
- a CDS encoding TerC family protein codes for MEWFSAEFFTALLSIIIIDLVLAGDNAVVIGMAARNLPKESQKKAIFWGTFGAIGIRAVATLLVVYLLKIPFLLLAGGLVLIWISYKLLVEEKKHEEVKAGKNLVEAIKTIMIADAMMGLDNVIAVAGAAKDSYFLVILGLLISIPIVVWGSTLILKWMERFPFIIYFGAGVLAFTAAKMITDEPFLINFFEGNPIIKWMIILVIVAGVLLTGKVVNQKRKFKSPELT; via the coding sequence TTGGAATGGTTTTCCGCTGAATTTTTCACTGCGTTGCTATCCATCATCATCATTGACCTGGTTTTGGCAGGAGATAATGCCGTTGTTATTGGTATGGCGGCCAGAAACCTGCCAAAAGAATCCCAGAAAAAAGCCATCTTCTGGGGGACCTTTGGAGCTATTGGAATAAGAGCAGTTGCGACACTGCTTGTAGTTTATTTGTTAAAAATACCTTTTCTGTTATTGGCCGGAGGTCTGGTATTGATATGGATTTCATACAAGCTCCTTGTGGAAGAAAAAAAACATGAGGAAGTTAAAGCAGGAAAAAATCTTGTCGAAGCAATAAAAACCATCATGATCGCCGATGCGATGATGGGATTGGACAATGTTATTGCCGTAGCAGGTGCAGCCAAGGATTCCTACTTCTTGGTTATCTTGGGTCTTTTAATCAGCATCCCTATTGTCGTATGGGGAAGTACTCTAATCCTCAAATGGATGGAGCGATTCCCCTTCATCATTTATTTTGGCGCGGGTGTTCTGGCTTTTACTGCAGCAAAGATGATTACTGATGAGCCCTTCTTAATCAATTTTTTTGAAGGGAATCCCATCATCAAGTGGATGATCATCCTGGTTATTGTTGCAGGGGTGCTTCTTACGGGGAAAGTCGTCAATCAAAAAAGAAAGTTCAAGTCACCTGAATTGACTTGA
- a CDS encoding ferric reductase-like transmembrane domain-containing protein, with the protein MGILSNVNIEEWFPIWETSRAAAVTSYFLLFVSISTGLVLSLKILNGKLYVMFTLIHQWSAWFGFLFALFHGMVLYFDSYSPFTWREIFIPFYRKQTLLWTTLGILSLYGMAILLISSDIFKYLGKKIWRIIHIFSFPTYLFALFHSLFIGTDARTFFFIFFYGATGGIVLFLLTLRFFTIFYQRGVNDAHSVGRR; encoded by the coding sequence ATGGGTATCCTCTCAAATGTCAATATAGAGGAATGGTTTCCCATTTGGGAAACGTCCAGGGCAGCAGCGGTTACCTCTTACTTTCTTTTGTTTGTGTCTATTTCAACAGGGCTTGTTTTATCCCTTAAGATACTAAATGGTAAACTGTATGTCATGTTTACCTTGATTCATCAATGGTCAGCCTGGTTCGGATTCCTTTTTGCCCTTTTTCACGGGATGGTACTCTATTTCGACTCATATTCCCCATTCACCTGGAGGGAGATCTTTATCCCTTTTTATAGAAAGCAGACTCTGTTATGGACTACATTGGGAATTCTCTCTTTATATGGAATGGCTATATTATTGATTAGTTCCGACATTTTCAAGTATTTAGGGAAAAAGATATGGCGAATCATTCATATTTTCTCTTTTCCCACTTATCTATTTGCGTTGTTTCATAGTCTTTTCATTGGAACAGACGCAAGAACCTTCTTTTTTATCTTTTTTTATGGAGCTACGGGAGGTATTGTACTTTTCCTGCTTACTCTTCGGTTTTTTACCATCTTTTATCAAAGAGGTGTAAATGATGCACATTCTGTTGGCAGAAGATGA
- a CDS encoding response regulator transcription factor encodes MHILLAEDDEQLSKLIIHKLQKNMNTVDYAPDGETALGYALMGGYDLIILDWMMPGLSGVQVCQQIREQKDQTPILILTAKDELDDKIRGFDSGADDYLVKPFEFEELVARIRALGKRKPLPLKEEVLSADNLYLDTKTHKVTRDGTEIILTQREYQLLSLLMMNKGQVLTREVILDRIWGYDAEVTRNTVDAYIRLLRKKVDKGYSKKLIKSIRGFGYTIQK; translated from the coding sequence ATGCACATTCTGTTGGCAGAAGATGATGAGCAGCTAAGCAAACTCATTATTCATAAATTGCAAAAGAATATGAATACCGTAGACTATGCTCCTGATGGAGAAACAGCCTTGGGGTATGCTCTGATGGGAGGATATGACCTGATTATTTTAGACTGGATGATGCCGGGTTTAAGCGGGGTGCAAGTGTGTCAGCAAATCAGAGAACAAAAAGATCAAACTCCAATTCTTATCCTTACTGCAAAAGATGAATTAGATGATAAGATCAGGGGATTTGATTCCGGAGCAGATGATTATTTAGTTAAACCCTTCGAATTTGAGGAACTAGTAGCCAGAATTAGAGCTTTGGGAAAAAGGAAACCTCTACCATTAAAAGAAGAGGTATTATCGGCAGACAATCTTTATTTAGATACAAAAACACACAAAGTAACACGGGACGGTACAGAAATCATTTTGACTCAAAGAGAATACCAGTTATTATCCCTTTTAATGATGAACAAGGGACAGGTTTTAACCCGTGAAGTTATCCTTGACCGGATTTGGGGATATGATGCAGAAGTCACTCGAAATACAGTAGATGCTTATATACGTCTGTTAAGGAAAAAGGTGGATAAAGGGTATTCCAAAAAACTAATTAAAAGCATACGTGGTTTTGGATATACCATTCAAAAGTAG
- a CDS encoding Hsp20/alpha crystallin family protein yields the protein MSRDFFPMRPFRSGSLLDEMKRELNEFFNEDLMGFKGAKQPKVDVLERNDAYVVKADLPGMKKDQLEISFDHGILTIKGNHNEETETSGERFLYKERKASSFIRQLPIGENVVEENISASYKDGVLEIVLPKSSKKSRQRIINID from the coding sequence ATGAGTCGTGATTTTTTCCCCATGCGGCCCTTTCGTTCCGGCTCTTTGCTGGATGAAATGAAAAGGGAGCTGAATGAATTTTTCAATGAGGACTTGATGGGTTTTAAGGGAGCTAAGCAACCCAAGGTTGATGTGTTGGAAAGAAATGACGCCTATGTAGTAAAGGCTGACCTTCCCGGCATGAAGAAGGACCAGCTGGAAATCTCCTTTGATCACGGTATTCTGACCATTAAAGGAAATCACAATGAAGAAACAGAGACCTCCGGCGAAAGATTTCTGTACAAGGAAAGAAAGGCATCCAGCTTTATCCGTCAACTTCCCATCGGAGAAAATGTAGTGGAAGAAAACATCTCCGCCTCCTATAAAGATGGCGTTTTGGAAATTGTCCTCCCAAAATCAAGCAAAAAATCACGGCAACGAATCATCAACATCGACTAA
- a CDS encoding stalk domain-containing protein, whose product MKKGFKLGSNKWVIVPMIFFLSFMALSFSVWAFDESEDRKEKHEWTEGDEQYEEYGEKDEHEENDDEKYSEGESKDDGENESKYTSERSQFIESAVINLRYENTIYPMKVKVVGGQILAPAKKLAEIVNAQVNWFEKYEIMEINLDNQQLVVRADRAVGYVNRIKYYLPERSLLFEGDIYVPILFLTKGMQMEVKWADNYKILELKKVK is encoded by the coding sequence ATGAAAAAAGGATTTAAATTAGGTAGTAACAAATGGGTTATTGTACCAATGATATTTTTTCTGTCTTTCATGGCACTCTCTTTCTCGGTTTGGGCGTTTGATGAAAGTGAAGACCGAAAGGAAAAACACGAATGGACTGAAGGGGATGAGCAATACGAAGAATATGGAGAAAAAGATGAACATGAAGAAAATGATGATGAAAAGTATAGTGAGGGTGAAAGCAAGGACGACGGAGAAAATGAAAGCAAGTATACAAGTGAAAGAAGTCAATTTATTGAATCAGCAGTGATAAATCTTAGGTATGAAAATACCATATACCCCATGAAGGTGAAGGTCGTTGGTGGGCAGATCCTGGCACCTGCAAAGAAATTAGCAGAGATTGTAAATGCCCAGGTAAATTGGTTTGAGAAATATGAGATTATGGAGATTAATTTAGACAATCAACAATTAGTAGTAAGGGCAGATAGGGCGGTTGGTTATGTGAATCGGATCAAATACTACTTGCCTGAAAGGTCGCTTTTGTTTGAAGGGGATATTTACGTTCCCATTCTTTTTCTTACGAAGGGTATGCAAATGGAAGTAAAATGGGCTGACAATTATAAAATATTGGAGTTAAAGAAGGTGAAATAA
- a CDS encoding molybdopterin-dependent oxidoreductase, giving the protein MENKKVNRRGFLKVLGTLGAIAFVGPAFVGPVKQVMNGVWFDEPHGVGTSYQDYTAENVIFTSCEQCNTYCTIKAYVMKGSNSGPYSSIVRKIAGNQYSPLNMEPYGQISYDTPIDVAVKGTGDVAKEGRGFRGGRTCLKGQAGIQTAYDPYRVRKPLKRVGPRGSGKWKTITWEQAYDEIINGSKDLNTPGLKDIWAYIPQKPVMDDWEKVKNGDMTFSEFDQKYKDVLIDTKHPDFGPKANQIAFMLGDRRDFISRLILNSFGSINYEHHGGVCGVSSVIGNVRSYSNGKKKKRQYADVDHALFLIVWGSNPLVANKGPTWLAPKIMNALERGMKMAVIDPRLSKTAEKADMWIPIKPGTDGALALAIGRWIVENRRYDEDYLLNPNKQAAEKDGEPTWSDATHLVNMSDPRRPKLRASDLNLGSDKQFVVLQNGIPVPHDQAEEGQLEVDTTINGIKVKSSFTLYKERVMEKSLEEYAAITQIDKSQIIKLAKEFTSYGKRAAITAYRGPAMHVNGYYSQRAIAILNHLIGNYDWKGGSLTTGAFYKEFEGRYDLMSVPNANKAWGIPLARYKVKYEKTSLFKKDGYPAKRPWLPFSSHTVYEVLPSAAEKYPYGLKALFINRFSPVLSNPIGEIQAKVLADQKSLPLYVASDVTISDSSQYADYILPDTTYLERWGREAIYPNITTKFAGIYQPVTRVFPDVRSFENSLIELAKAMKLPGVGEGAFVDGSSLHSEEDFYLKRVANIAYDETPVPDASKKEMDTFVKARQLGLGKYFDLDRWKKAVKPEEWAKVVYVLNRGGRFEASNTGYVGEHLKYKFGGQVNFYDEGVAGGKNSYDGSYFDGIPKHEEIKYYNGELVKAEFPLQFVNWKSRNIGTYRTISSAWLREIRSDNYVWMNPIDAKSRGLKNGDKIVITAPDYKAEGTVLVTEGIRPGVVGAAYNFGQKGYGVNPNTIDNVMQNPLPTYNHTPFAFKEPMHEESGIPGGRGEGFAVNYLLKQDISYKNGVIVDLIGGSPGQLDLYVEISKA; this is encoded by the coding sequence ATGGAAAATAAGAAAGTGAATCGAAGGGGATTTTTAAAGGTTTTGGGAACCCTTGGAGCCATTGCCTTTGTTGGGCCGGCCTTTGTTGGTCCGGTAAAACAGGTCATGAACGGAGTTTGGTTTGATGAACCCCATGGAGTGGGAACTTCTTATCAGGATTATACGGCTGAAAATGTTATATTTACCTCATGTGAGCAGTGTAACACGTACTGTACGATTAAAGCTTATGTTATGAAGGGTTCTAATTCCGGTCCTTACAGTTCAATCGTACGAAAAATTGCAGGGAATCAATATAGTCCGCTCAACATGGAACCCTATGGCCAAATATCATATGATACTCCAATAGATGTTGCGGTTAAAGGGACAGGTGATGTTGCAAAAGAGGGACGTGGTTTTCGCGGAGGACGTACATGTCTTAAAGGGCAGGCTGGAATTCAGACGGCATATGATCCTTATCGAGTTCGTAAACCATTGAAACGTGTTGGCCCTAGGGGAAGCGGGAAATGGAAAACAATTACTTGGGAACAAGCGTATGATGAAATTATTAACGGTAGCAAAGATTTGAATACACCTGGTCTAAAGGATATCTGGGCATATATTCCCCAAAAACCGGTGATGGATGATTGGGAGAAGGTAAAAAATGGAGATATGACATTTTCCGAGTTTGATCAAAAATATAAAGATGTTTTAATAGATACGAAACATCCTGATTTTGGCCCAAAGGCAAATCAAATTGCATTTATGCTGGGGGATCGCCGTGATTTCATTAGCCGCCTTATCTTAAATAGTTTCGGAAGTATTAACTATGAGCATCATGGAGGAGTTTGCGGTGTTAGTAGTGTAATTGGGAATGTTCGCTCTTATTCAAATGGTAAGAAAAAGAAGCGACAGTATGCTGATGTTGATCATGCACTATTTCTAATCGTATGGGGATCAAATCCCTTGGTAGCCAATAAAGGACCAACCTGGCTTGCCCCCAAAATTATGAATGCACTTGAACGGGGAATGAAAATGGCTGTGATTGACCCTCGGCTAAGCAAGACAGCCGAAAAAGCAGACATGTGGATACCAATAAAACCAGGAACCGATGGAGCTCTTGCCCTTGCGATTGGGCGTTGGATAGTAGAAAATCGTCGTTATGATGAAGACTATCTGCTTAATCCGAATAAGCAGGCAGCAGAAAAAGATGGTGAGCCAACTTGGAGTGATGCAACACACCTTGTAAATATGAGTGATCCAAGACGTCCGAAGCTTAGAGCAAGCGACTTAAATCTTGGCAGTGATAAACAGTTTGTTGTTCTTCAAAATGGAATACCTGTCCCTCATGATCAAGCGGAAGAAGGACAATTAGAGGTAGATACAACGATCAATGGGATTAAAGTGAAATCAAGTTTTACTCTTTATAAAGAGAGGGTAATGGAAAAGTCACTAGAAGAATATGCAGCAATTACGCAGATTGATAAATCGCAAATTATTAAACTAGCAAAAGAATTTACTTCCTATGGAAAGCGTGCGGCCATTACCGCATATCGTGGGCCTGCCATGCATGTAAACGGGTATTACAGTCAGCGTGCCATTGCGATCTTGAACCATCTGATAGGAAACTATGATTGGAAAGGCGGCAGTCTTACAACCGGGGCATTTTATAAGGAATTTGAAGGAAGATATGATTTGATGTCTGTTCCAAATGCAAACAAAGCATGGGGTATTCCTTTAGCCCGTTATAAAGTGAAGTATGAAAAAACATCTTTATTTAAGAAAGACGGTTATCCGGCAAAACGTCCTTGGTTGCCGTTTAGTTCACACACTGTTTACGAAGTGCTTCCAAGTGCGGCTGAAAAGTATCCTTATGGATTAAAAGCACTATTTATTAACCGTTTTTCACCAGTGTTATCAAATCCAATTGGGGAAATACAGGCAAAGGTGTTAGCAGATCAAAAATCTCTTCCTTTATATGTTGCCTCAGATGTAACGATAAGCGATTCTTCACAGTACGCTGATTATATATTACCTGATACGACGTATTTGGAGCGTTGGGGACGTGAAGCCATTTATCCGAACATTACAACTAAATTTGCCGGAATATATCAGCCAGTAACAAGAGTATTTCCCGATGTGCGGTCATTTGAAAATAGTTTGATTGAATTAGCAAAGGCAATGAAGCTTCCTGGTGTTGGGGAAGGGGCATTTGTTGATGGAAGTTCACTTCATTCAGAAGAAGACTTTTATCTAAAAAGAGTAGCAAATATTGCGTATGATGAGACTCCTGTTCCAGATGCGTCCAAAAAGGAAATGGACACCTTTGTTAAAGCGCGGCAATTAGGACTGGGGAAATATTTTGATTTAGACCGTTGGAAAAAAGCAGTTAAACCCGAGGAGTGGGCAAAAGTAGTATATGTTCTTAACCGCGGAGGAAGATTTGAAGCAAGCAATACAGGTTATGTAGGGGAACATTTAAAATATAAATTTGGCGGTCAGGTGAACTTTTATGATGAGGGGGTAGCAGGAGGAAAAAATTCCTACGATGGTAGCTATTTTGACGGAATTCCTAAACATGAGGAAATCAAATATTACAATGGAGAATTGGTAAAGGCTGAGTTTCCGCTACAATTTGTAAACTGGAAGTCCCGTAATATTGGCACTTATCGGACCATTAGCAGTGCGTGGCTTCGAGAAATTAGATCAGACAATTACGTCTGGATGAACCCGATTGATGCTAAATCGAGGGGTCTAAAGAATGGAGATAAAATTGTTATCACGGCTCCTGATTACAAAGCTGAAGGCACCGTGCTTGTTACCGAAGGTATCCGTCCAGGAGTTGTCGGGGCAGCATATAATTTCGGACAAAAAGGATATGGCGTTAATCCTAATACAATCGACAATGTCATGCAGAATCCTTTACCAACTTATAATCACACGCCATTTGCCTTCAAGGAACCAATGCATGAAGAATCAGGCATACCAGGTGGCCGTGGTGAAGGATTTGCCGTAAATTATTTGTTGAAACAGGATATTAGTTATAAAAACGGTGTGATTGTTGACTTAATCGGTGGTTCACCAGGTCAACTAGATTTGTATGTCGAAATATCGAAAGCATAG